In the Kribbella sp. NBC_00482 genome, one interval contains:
- the fbaA gene encoding class II fructose-bisphosphate aldolase, whose protein sequence is MPIATPEVYAEMLDKAKQTRFAYPAINVSSSQTLIAAIRGFAEAGSDGIVQVSTGGADYLSGSTVKNMVTGSVALAAYAHEVAKNYPVNIALHTDHCPKDKLDGFVRPLLAISAERVARGENPLFQSHMWDGSAVPLTENLEIAKELLAQAAAAKIVLEIEVGVVGGEEDGVANEINEKLYTTVEDGLATVEALGTGDNGRYLTALTFGNVHGVYKPGAVKLRPEILAEIQDAVGAKVGKERPFDLVFHGGSGSTLEEIRAAVDNGVIKMNVDTDTQYAFTRPAAGHMFANYDGVLKVDGEVGNKKAYDPRAWGKAAEEGMAKRVAEACEDLRSTGTSLNA, encoded by the coding sequence ATGCCTATTGCAACCCCTGAGGTCTACGCCGAGATGCTGGACAAGGCCAAGCAGACCCGCTTCGCCTACCCGGCCATCAACGTCAGCTCCTCGCAGACGCTGATCGCCGCGATCCGCGGTTTCGCCGAGGCGGGCTCGGACGGCATCGTCCAGGTCTCCACCGGCGGCGCCGACTACCTGTCCGGTTCGACCGTGAAGAACATGGTGACCGGCTCGGTCGCGCTGGCCGCCTACGCGCACGAGGTCGCCAAGAACTACCCGGTGAACATCGCGCTGCACACCGACCACTGCCCGAAGGACAAGCTCGACGGCTTCGTCCGGCCGCTGCTGGCGATCTCCGCCGAGCGCGTCGCCCGGGGCGAGAACCCGCTGTTCCAGTCCCACATGTGGGACGGCTCGGCGGTGCCGCTGACCGAGAACCTGGAGATCGCCAAGGAGCTGCTGGCCCAGGCGGCCGCGGCGAAGATCGTCCTGGAGATCGAGGTCGGCGTCGTCGGCGGCGAGGAGGACGGCGTCGCCAACGAGATCAACGAGAAGCTGTACACCACCGTCGAGGACGGCCTGGCCACGGTCGAGGCCCTCGGCACCGGTGACAACGGCCGCTACCTGACCGCGCTCACCTTCGGCAACGTGCACGGCGTCTACAAGCCCGGCGCGGTCAAGCTGCGGCCGGAGATCCTCGCGGAGATCCAGGACGCGGTCGGCGCCAAGGTCGGCAAGGAGCGCCCGTTCGACCTGGTGTTCCACGGCGGGTCCGGCTCGACGCTCGAGGAGATCCGGGCTGCGGTCGACAACGGCGTCATCAAGATGAACGTCGACACCGACACGCAGTACGCGTTCACCCGGCCGGCGGCGGGGCACATGTTCGCCAACTACGACGGCGTGCTGAAGGTGGACGGCGAGGTCGGCAACAAGAAGGCCTACGACCCGCGTGCGTGGGGCAAGGCGGCCGAGGAAGGTATGGCGAAGCGCGTCGCCGAGGCCTGCGAAGACCTTCGCTCGACGGGCACGTCGCTGAACGCCTGA
- a CDS encoding GntR family transcriptional regulator, translating into MVATKRAQVRSVLERLIDVELHPGDPIPSERALVDKLNVSRVTVRQAISDLVESGALERVHGKGTFVTGPQVDSQLHLTSFSREMRARGLEPGTVVLSASEIEASDETAKGLRVAKGTKVIRVERLRTADASPMAYEVGYYPSALFPGLLGRELGTLYDVFASEYDVVVTSGEQTVRADNADGHVARVLGVARRAPLLVLERTTFAGRKVVELSWSAYRADRYRLHMALTPRGPRTGSA; encoded by the coding sequence ATGGTGGCGACGAAGCGGGCCCAGGTCCGATCGGTGCTGGAGCGGCTGATCGACGTCGAGCTGCATCCCGGGGACCCGATCCCCTCCGAACGGGCCCTGGTGGACAAGCTCAATGTCTCCCGGGTCACCGTCCGGCAGGCGATCAGCGACCTGGTCGAGTCCGGTGCCCTGGAACGGGTGCACGGCAAGGGGACCTTCGTCACCGGTCCGCAGGTCGACTCGCAACTGCACCTCACGTCGTTCTCCCGGGAGATGCGCGCCCGCGGGCTCGAGCCCGGGACCGTGGTGCTGTCGGCCAGCGAGATCGAGGCCTCCGACGAGACCGCGAAGGGCCTGCGGGTCGCGAAGGGCACCAAGGTGATCCGGGTCGAGCGGCTCCGCACGGCCGACGCGTCGCCGATGGCCTACGAGGTCGGCTACTACCCGTCCGCGCTCTTCCCCGGCCTGCTCGGCCGCGAGCTCGGCACTCTGTACGACGTCTTTGCCAGTGAGTACGACGTCGTCGTCACCTCCGGTGAGCAGACCGTCCGGGCGGACAACGCCGACGGTCATGTCGCCCGGGTGCTCGGCGTGGCCCGGCGGGCACCCCTGCTGGTCCTCGAGCGCACCACCTTCGCCGGCCGCAAGGTCGTCGAACTGTCCTGGTCGGCCTACCGCGCCGACCGCTACCGGCTGCACATGGCCTTGACCCCCCGCGGCCCGCGCACCGGGTCGGCCTGA
- a CDS encoding SIS domain-containing protein, with translation MAAEIAEQPAALAATFEHVLPLRHDITRLAAGRRNVIFVARGSSDNAGVYGRYLTEIHAGRQASLAAPSVATLYGANLDLSNSLVVAVSQSGATQEIVDTAEWAKRNGAAIVGITNDGNSPLASTADVALITQAGKELAVPATKTYTTQLAAITVAVDALAPRPGTLDADIARVPDAATKMLSGSVEAAADLLAGAHDVLASGRGLTFGTTLEVALKLEETCLQPVRGLSYADLKHGPIAVVDSDLVTILVAAGEGPALPGMTELAGIVREKGSKILGIGGDPTFASRCDVNLAGPDLPETLAPLALVIPAQRAIELLARKLGLDPDAPRGLRKVTQTD, from the coding sequence ATGGCGGCCGAGATCGCCGAGCAGCCGGCCGCGCTCGCCGCGACCTTCGAGCATGTTCTGCCGCTGCGGCACGACATCACCCGGCTGGCCGCCGGGCGCCGGAACGTGATCTTCGTGGCGCGCGGATCGTCCGACAACGCGGGGGTCTACGGCCGCTACCTGACCGAGATCCACGCCGGCCGGCAGGCGTCGCTGGCCGCTCCTTCGGTTGCCACGCTGTACGGCGCGAACCTGGACCTCTCGAACTCACTGGTGGTCGCGGTCAGCCAGTCGGGCGCGACCCAGGAGATCGTCGACACCGCCGAGTGGGCGAAGCGGAACGGCGCGGCGATCGTCGGCATCACGAACGACGGCAACAGCCCGCTGGCCTCGACCGCCGACGTCGCCCTGATCACGCAGGCGGGCAAGGAGCTCGCCGTACCGGCCACGAAGACGTACACGACACAGCTGGCCGCGATCACGGTCGCCGTGGACGCGCTCGCGCCGCGGCCGGGGACGCTCGACGCCGACATCGCGCGGGTCCCAGACGCCGCGACCAAGATGCTGTCCGGGTCGGTCGAGGCGGCGGCGGACCTGCTGGCGGGTGCGCACGACGTACTGGCGAGTGGTCGCGGACTGACGTTCGGCACGACGCTCGAGGTCGCACTGAAGCTCGAGGAGACCTGCCTGCAGCCGGTCCGCGGACTCTCGTACGCCGACCTGAAGCACGGCCCGATCGCGGTCGTCGACTCCGACCTGGTGACGATCCTGGTCGCGGCGGGCGAAGGTCCCGCCCTGCCCGGTATGACCGAGCTGGCCGGCATCGTCCGCGAGAAGGGCAGCAAGATCCTCGGCATCGGCGGCGACCCCACGTTCGCCTCCCGCTGCGACGTGAACCTGGCCGGCCCCGACCTCCCTGAGACGCTGGCGCCGCTCGCCCTGGTCATCCCGGCCCAACGCGCCATCGAGCTCCTGGCCCGCAAACTCGGCCTCGACCCCGACGCCCCCCGCGGCCTCCGCAAAGTCACCCAAACCGACTAG
- a CDS encoding VOC family protein — translation MLRGLATVSFYAGDVKAARRWYEELLGIEAYYAVPTAEEPAYVEFRFGDFQCELGIIDAKYATHQVGPAAAGAIVNWHVDDLEGTLARLLELGATLNEGIVERGNNTGFRTASVVDPFGNLIGIMNNPHYLQILEELKA, via the coding sequence ATGTTGCGAGGGCTTGCGACTGTCAGCTTCTACGCGGGCGACGTGAAGGCGGCGCGGCGCTGGTACGAGGAGTTGCTGGGGATCGAGGCGTACTACGCCGTGCCGACCGCGGAGGAGCCGGCGTACGTCGAGTTCCGGTTCGGGGACTTCCAGTGCGAGCTGGGAATCATCGACGCCAAGTACGCGACGCACCAGGTCGGGCCGGCGGCGGCCGGGGCGATCGTCAACTGGCACGTCGACGACCTGGAGGGCACGCTCGCGCGGCTGCTCGAGCTCGGGGCAACCCTCAACGAGGGAATCGTTGAGCGAGGCAACAACACGGGCTTCCGCACCGCGTCGGTCGTCGACCCGTTCGGCAACCTGATCGGCATCATGAACAACCCGCACTACCTGCAGATTCTCGAAGAACTGAAGGCCTGA
- a CDS encoding DUF1905 domain-containing protein codes for MDQSFSGEVIEWRGPAPYYFVPVPEEESDALRAVASAASYGWGVLPIRARIGSTEWKTSLMPRDGNYVLPLKDAVRKPHGLDAGDMVDVRLMLDALPERAKRPAPPRTPVPRPSGSREPIAAEQLTIVPANQATAEDVEAVFGTRGDTARCSCQRFRMLPKESWASEGPEELAARLRDQTSCGNPKAKATSGLVAYLDGEPVGWCAVASRADHPRLRRDNRVPWMGRTEDKADTTVWAVTCFVTRAGYRRRGISRALARAAADFARERGARAVEGYPDFVDGGSVGTLGTFADAGFAEVSRPGKRRAVMRIDF; via the coding sequence ATGGATCAGTCGTTCAGCGGCGAGGTCATCGAGTGGCGCGGTCCCGCGCCGTACTACTTCGTTCCCGTGCCGGAGGAAGAGTCCGACGCGTTGCGGGCCGTGGCCTCGGCTGCCAGTTACGGCTGGGGCGTGTTGCCGATTCGCGCCCGGATCGGCAGCACCGAGTGGAAGACGTCCCTGATGCCGAGGGACGGCAACTACGTGCTCCCGCTGAAGGACGCAGTACGCAAACCGCACGGACTGGACGCAGGCGACATGGTGGATGTCCGGCTCATGCTGGACGCACTGCCCGAGAGGGCGAAACGCCCTGCTCCTCCGCGGACGCCGGTACCTCGTCCCTCAGGCTCCCGCGAACCGATCGCCGCGGAACAGTTGACGATCGTCCCCGCGAACCAGGCGACCGCCGAGGACGTCGAGGCGGTCTTCGGTACCAGGGGTGACACCGCGCGCTGCTCGTGCCAACGGTTCCGGATGCTGCCGAAGGAATCCTGGGCCTCGGAAGGTCCCGAGGAGCTCGCCGCCCGGCTCCGCGACCAGACCTCCTGTGGAAACCCGAAGGCCAAGGCCACGAGCGGCCTGGTCGCGTACCTCGACGGCGAGCCCGTTGGCTGGTGTGCCGTCGCGTCGCGCGCCGACCACCCGCGGTTGCGCCGCGACAATCGCGTCCCCTGGATGGGCCGCACCGAGGACAAGGCCGACACGACGGTCTGGGCCGTGACCTGCTTCGTCACCCGCGCCGGCTACCGGCGGCGCGGTATCAGTCGTGCACTCGCCCGCGCCGCCGCCGACTTCGCCCGTGAACGCGGCGCCCGCGCCGTGGAGGGCTATCCCGACTTCGTCGACGGCGGATCGGTCGGCACACTCGGCACGTTCGCCGATGCCGGATTCGCCGAGGTGAGCCGGCCGGGCAAACGCCGCGCGGTCATGCGGATCGACTTCTGA
- a CDS encoding IclR family transcriptional regulator domain-containing protein, whose amino-acid sequence MPGDASTGTFLQGLERGLAVIRAFSTEAPSLTLSEVARAVGITPATARRILLTLEELGYVRSDNRRFSLTPRVLALGWAYLSSLDLGELAGPFMEELSAKTRESCSIATLDLPDIVYVARVPTSRIMTVALGVGARLPAYPTSMGRVLLSALPDEDLTAYLETLQAEPLTDRTLTDPDDLRASIAQARVDGYALVDQELELGLRSIAAPIHNSRGRVIAALNVSAHASRSTPTSLCEEFLPHLQEAATQITTALTHRGNF is encoded by the coding sequence ATGCCGGGTGACGCGTCTACAGGCACGTTTCTGCAAGGTCTGGAGCGAGGCCTCGCGGTGATCCGCGCGTTCTCCACCGAAGCGCCCTCGCTCACCCTCAGCGAGGTGGCCCGCGCCGTCGGCATCACGCCCGCGACAGCGCGCCGGATCCTGCTCACGCTGGAGGAACTCGGCTACGTACGCAGCGACAACCGCCGTTTCTCCCTCACCCCGCGCGTCCTCGCCCTCGGCTGGGCCTACCTCTCCTCCCTGGATCTCGGCGAACTCGCCGGCCCGTTCATGGAGGAACTGAGCGCCAAGACCCGCGAGTCCTGCTCGATCGCGACCCTCGACCTCCCAGACATCGTGTACGTCGCCCGCGTGCCGACCAGCCGGATCATGACAGTCGCCCTCGGCGTCGGTGCCCGGCTCCCGGCGTACCCGACCTCGATGGGCCGGGTCCTCCTCTCCGCCCTGCCCGACGAAGACCTGACGGCGTACCTCGAGACCCTGCAGGCCGAACCGCTCACCGATCGCACGCTCACGGACCCGGACGACCTTCGCGCCAGCATCGCCCAGGCCCGCGTCGACGGTTACGCCCTCGTCGACCAGGAACTCGAACTCGGCCTCCGCTCCATCGCGGCCCCGATTCACAACTCCCGCGGCCGCGTCATCGCCGCGCTCAACGTCTCGGCACACGCCTCCCGCTCAACCCCGACGTCGCTCTGCGAAGAGTTCCTCCCGCACCTCCAGGAGGCCGCGACGCAGATCACCACCGCCCTCACCCACCGCGGCAACTTCTGA
- a CDS encoding maleylacetate reductase, whose protein sequence is MPGPVEPDAGFVHTFLPGRVVFGAGSLDRVATEVETLGVRRALVVATNSARAAADLVGRQLGDRVAGRIDGVAQHVPTEVAENARAKARETGADAVIAIGGGSAIGLAKAIALTTERVVVVAVPTTYAGSEMTPVWGETTAGRKSTGTDMRVLPRVVVYDPVLSRGLPLKVTAASVANAIAHCVEAVWTPKADPITELTAVEGLRALSNGLRDVLPAPDDLDARSNLLYGACLAGSALATAGTGLHHKLCHLLGGTYNLPHAETHAALLPQVARVNASSVPQAKTRLEAALGTTDLAGGLFDLFQAAGVPTSLRELGLTEAQVAEAAAAFKPTDNPIPVTEDLVREVLTRAWSGTRP, encoded by the coding sequence ATGCCAGGTCCAGTCGAGCCTGATGCTGGGTTCGTACACACGTTCCTGCCCGGGCGGGTGGTGTTCGGGGCCGGCTCGCTCGACCGCGTCGCGACCGAGGTCGAGACGCTCGGGGTACGGCGGGCGCTCGTGGTGGCGACGAACTCCGCGCGGGCCGCGGCCGACCTGGTGGGACGCCAACTGGGTGACCGCGTCGCCGGCCGGATCGACGGCGTGGCGCAGCATGTCCCCACCGAGGTCGCCGAGAACGCGCGCGCCAAAGCACGCGAGACCGGCGCCGACGCGGTCATCGCCATCGGTGGCGGCTCCGCAATCGGCCTCGCCAAAGCGATCGCCCTCACCACCGAACGGGTTGTGGTTGTTGCTGTGCCCACGACCTATGCCGGGTCCGAGATGACGCCGGTGTGGGGCGAGACGACGGCGGGGCGTAAGAGCACTGGGACTGACATGCGTGTGCTGCCTCGGGTGGTGGTTTATGACCCGGTGTTGAGCCGTGGGCTGCCGTTGAAGGTGACGGCGGCGAGCGTGGCGAATGCGATCGCGCATTGTGTAGAGGCGGTCTGGACACCGAAGGCCGATCCGATCACGGAGCTGACCGCGGTGGAAGGACTGCGCGCGTTGAGCAACGGATTGCGGGACGTGTTGCCCGCCCCAGACGATCTAGATGCTCGAAGCAACCTTCTGTACGGCGCCTGCTTGGCAGGTTCGGCGTTGGCGACGGCCGGGACCGGCCTGCATCACAAGCTGTGCCATCTGCTGGGCGGCACCTACAACCTGCCGCACGCAGAAACACATGCGGCCTTACTTCCTCAGGTTGCCCGCGTCAACGCTTCCTCAGTCCCACAAGCGAAAACGCGGCTGGAAGCCGCCTTGGGAACAACAGACCTGGCAGGCGGATTGTTCGACCTGTTCCAGGCGGCGGGGGTGCCGACAAGTTTGCGGGAGCTGGGCTTGACCGAGGCGCAGGTCGCGGAAGCAGCCGCGGCGTTCAAGCCGACGGACAACCCGATTCCGGTGACGGAGGACCTGGTGCGGGAGGTCCTGACCCGCGCCTGGTCCGGTACGCGACCTTGA
- a CDS encoding intradiol ring-cleavage dioxygenase translates to MDLQGDDLTAAVVASFADSQSGRYREVMSALVRHLHAFAREVDLTEDEYFTAIDFLTRTGQISTGTRQEFVLLADVLGLSMLTVGLGNRKPPEATQSTVFGPFFVEGSPEVQLGGDISNGAPGQPCLVSGRVLNTKGEPIPQALVETWQADEDGFYDVQKELDGPQNRAHLTTDADGNYRFWAVKPVAYPIPDDGPVGELLRAGGRGPMRPAHIHFMVTAPGYSRLITHVFAAGDEHLDTDAVFGVKQSLIADFAVHPAGAEAPDGSTPDQRYYTVDYDLVLATTEEAQQ, encoded by the coding sequence ATGGACCTGCAAGGAGATGATCTGACCGCAGCCGTGGTGGCCAGCTTCGCGGACAGCCAGAGCGGACGCTACCGGGAGGTGATGAGCGCCCTCGTGCGCCACCTGCACGCGTTCGCGCGGGAGGTGGACCTCACCGAGGACGAGTACTTCACCGCGATCGATTTCCTGACCCGGACCGGTCAGATCTCGACCGGCACCCGACAGGAGTTCGTGCTGCTGGCCGACGTACTCGGGCTGTCGATGCTCACAGTCGGACTCGGGAACCGAAAGCCGCCCGAGGCCACGCAGTCCACTGTGTTCGGCCCGTTCTTCGTCGAGGGATCACCCGAGGTACAACTCGGTGGCGACATCTCGAACGGCGCCCCTGGACAGCCGTGCCTGGTGAGCGGGCGTGTCCTCAACACCAAGGGCGAACCGATCCCGCAGGCGCTCGTCGAGACCTGGCAGGCCGACGAGGACGGGTTCTACGACGTACAGAAGGAGCTCGACGGTCCGCAGAACCGCGCCCATCTGACGACCGATGCTGATGGCAACTATCGGTTCTGGGCGGTCAAGCCGGTCGCCTACCCGATCCCCGACGACGGCCCGGTCGGCGAGCTGCTCCGCGCGGGCGGTCGGGGCCCGATGCGCCCGGCGCATATCCACTTCATGGTCACGGCCCCTGGGTACAGCCGCCTGATCACCCATGTCTTCGCGGCAGGCGACGAACACCTCGACACCGACGCGGTGTTCGGCGTCAAGCAGTCGCTCATCGCCGACTTCGCCGTACACCCGGCCGGCGCCGAGGCTCCCGACGGCAGTACGCCGGACCAGCGCTACTACACCGTCGACTACGACCTGGTGCTCGCCACCACCGAGGAGGCCCAGCAATGA
- a CDS encoding FAD-dependent monooxygenase, whose product MITTDVLIVGSGPAGGAASLFLSTYGVDNIVLTRYGWTANTPRAHITNQRTIELMRDVGIEDQVVDKGTAHDLMGQTAFCTSLAGEEIGRIRTWGTHPRRLADYTEASPCLPMDLPQTLFEPILVSTAASRGARLRFNTEYLSLEQDDDGVTASVRDRLSDTTYQIRAKYLIGADGGRSKVAQDIDLPMAGAMDIEGSMNIVFEADLSRYVAHRPSVLYWVLQPGAQIGGIGAGLVRMVRPWNEWLIVWGYDINQPAPVVDEAMATEIVHNLVGDDTIEVKLKGTSVWSVNHMYAEKISKGRVFCMGDAIHRHPPSNGLGSNTSVQDAYNLAWKLALVLKGQAAPELLQSYEAERAPIARQIVDRANKSRNQFGQIFRALGMTPDAPAGRTIESRKDDTPTAAAQREELRKAIELKDYEFNAHGVELGQRYRSSAVVDDGTPEPPYERDHELYYHPTTWPGARIPHCWLTRGSDTVSTLDVVGKGRFTLLTGIGGDAWVKAAQSVSEQLGVPIEPFVIGPGRELDDLYGDWARVREIPDEGCLLVRPDAHIAYRVFDQPDDPTESLRRAVGSLLGR is encoded by the coding sequence ATGATCACCACGGACGTTCTCATCGTCGGTAGCGGCCCGGCCGGCGGCGCCGCCTCCCTCTTCCTGTCCACGTACGGCGTCGACAACATCGTCCTGACCCGGTACGGCTGGACCGCCAACACGCCCCGCGCGCACATCACGAACCAGCGCACGATCGAGTTGATGCGCGACGTGGGCATCGAGGACCAGGTTGTCGACAAGGGCACCGCCCACGATCTGATGGGCCAGACCGCGTTCTGCACCAGCCTGGCCGGCGAGGAGATCGGCCGGATCCGCACGTGGGGCACGCATCCACGCCGCTTGGCCGACTACACGGAGGCCAGTCCCTGCCTGCCCATGGATCTCCCCCAGACGCTCTTCGAGCCGATCCTGGTCAGCACAGCTGCCAGCCGCGGCGCGCGGCTCAGGTTCAACACCGAGTACCTGTCGTTGGAGCAGGACGACGACGGCGTCACGGCCTCGGTGCGGGACCGGTTGAGCGACACGACGTACCAGATCCGCGCCAAGTATCTGATCGGCGCGGACGGCGGGCGGAGCAAGGTTGCCCAGGACATCGATCTGCCGATGGCCGGTGCGATGGACATCGAGGGTTCGATGAACATCGTGTTCGAGGCCGACCTGAGCCGGTACGTCGCGCATCGCCCGAGCGTTCTGTACTGGGTCCTGCAGCCCGGCGCCCAGATCGGCGGGATCGGCGCGGGCCTCGTCCGGATGGTCCGCCCGTGGAACGAGTGGCTGATCGTCTGGGGCTACGACATCAACCAGCCCGCCCCGGTGGTCGACGAGGCGATGGCGACCGAGATCGTGCACAACCTGGTCGGCGACGACACGATCGAGGTGAAGCTGAAGGGTACGTCGGTCTGGAGCGTCAACCACATGTACGCCGAGAAGATCTCGAAGGGCCGTGTCTTCTGTATGGGTGACGCGATCCACCGGCACCCGCCGAGCAACGGCCTCGGCTCGAATACCTCGGTCCAGGACGCGTACAACCTGGCCTGGAAACTCGCCCTGGTTCTCAAGGGTCAGGCCGCGCCCGAGTTGCTGCAGAGCTACGAGGCCGAGCGCGCCCCGATCGCGCGGCAGATCGTTGACCGCGCCAACAAGAGTCGCAACCAGTTCGGCCAGATCTTCCGGGCGCTCGGCATGACGCCGGACGCGCCGGCCGGGCGGACGATCGAGTCACGCAAGGACGACACGCCGACCGCCGCCGCGCAGCGCGAGGAACTGCGGAAGGCGATCGAGCTGAAGGACTACGAGTTCAACGCGCACGGTGTCGAGCTCGGGCAGCGCTACCGGTCGTCCGCGGTGGTCGACGACGGCACGCCCGAGCCGCCGTACGAGCGGGATCACGAGCTGTACTACCACCCGACAACGTGGCCCGGCGCCCGGATCCCGCACTGCTGGCTGACGCGCGGATCGGACACCGTGAGCACGCTGGACGTGGTCGGGAAGGGCCGGTTCACCCTGCTCACCGGCATCGGCGGCGATGCGTGGGTGAAGGCGGCGCAGTCCGTGTCCGAGCAACTCGGCGTACCGATCGAGCCGTTCGTGATCGGGCCGGGTCGTGAGCTCGACGACCTGTACGGCGACTGGGCGCGGGTGCGCGAGATCCCGGACGAGGGCTGTCTGCTCGTCCGGCCCGACGCGCACATCGCCTACCGCGTGTTCGACCAGCCCGACGATCCGACGGAATCGCTCCGCCGGGCGGTCGGTTCCTTGTTAGGCCGCTGA